The Sorangiineae bacterium MSr11367 genome window below encodes:
- a CDS encoding VOC family protein: MEIHRGRLIDHIQLRCADFAASKRFYAAILAVFSRELVELAPWLVYADELCLSPAEKDPPSHIHIAFQAADRAEVDRVHAAALGAGGRDNGKPGERHYHPGYYAAFLLDPDGNNIEVVYHGEGERSAPSVVIRPKLPV, encoded by the coding sequence ATGGAAATTCATCGCGGACGATTGATCGATCACATCCAACTGCGCTGTGCCGATTTTGCAGCAAGCAAGCGATTCTACGCCGCGATTCTCGCGGTCTTCAGCCGCGAGCTCGTCGAACTGGCGCCCTGGCTCGTCTACGCCGACGAATTGTGCCTGTCACCGGCCGAAAAGGACCCGCCCTCGCATATTCACATTGCCTTCCAGGCCGCGGACCGCGCCGAGGTCGACCGGGTCCACGCCGCCGCCCTCGGCGCAGGTGGTCGCGACAACGGCAAACCGGGCGAGCGCCACTACCACCCGGGTTACTATGCCGCATTCCTCCTCGACCCCGACGGCAACAACATCGAGGTCGTCTACCACGGCGAGGGCGAACGCTCCGCGCCCTCCGTCGTCATCCGGCCGAAGCTACCGGTGTAG
- a CDS encoding GNAT family N-acetyltransferase produces the protein MRTRLPQQPPSLSFLPASSNERGLLENLVQFYAYDFSEVLEMYLDEDGRFANVDLAPYWVDEWRHPFLLRVDDHLAGFALIAARSKISGKSGVFDMTEFFVLRRFRRHGVGRAAAFAAFDRFRGPWEVRQREENPDATAFWRRAIDEYTHGDFKETRWVRPHWSEIVQTFSTGSEGDLP, from the coding sequence GTGAGAACGCGCCTTCCCCAGCAACCACCAAGCCTGTCGTTCCTGCCGGCCTCCAGCAACGAGCGGGGGCTGCTGGAGAACTTGGTGCAGTTCTACGCCTACGACTTCAGCGAAGTGCTCGAGATGTACCTCGACGAGGACGGGCGCTTCGCGAACGTCGATCTCGCGCCGTATTGGGTAGACGAATGGAGACATCCATTCTTGCTCCGGGTCGATGACCATCTTGCTGGCTTCGCGCTGATCGCGGCACGCAGTAAGATCTCGGGCAAGAGCGGTGTTTTCGACATGACGGAGTTCTTCGTCCTCCGGCGTTTCAGGCGGCACGGCGTGGGCCGGGCCGCCGCCTTCGCGGCCTTCGACCGCTTCCGGGGTCCGTGGGAGGTCCGGCAGCGAGAGGAGAACCCCGACGCGACGGCGTTCTGGCGCCGGGCGATCGACGAGTACACGCACGGCGACTTCAAAGAGACCCGCTGGGTTCGGCCCCATTGGTCGGAGATCGTGCAGACCTTTTCAACGGGCTCCGAGGGCGACCTGCCGTAG